The following coding sequences lie in one Cotesia glomerata isolate CgM1 linkage group LG5, MPM_Cglom_v2.3, whole genome shotgun sequence genomic window:
- the LOC123266063 gene encoding uncharacterized protein LOC123266063: MDFDKKCINCNIYLRKAVGYKKVVMTIDEANIATEKIGKRVLVNDAFCSKCRVILTRPPILKNTQDSSADQVSIKSKPIFSQSSSTTVSSVSSSEDPSYVIEEKMEEELEFVELGFPRIISTHKYCCLCGLSANITIVPFEARKQVFSTRRLFIPEGNRCCKDHIVKKRFYDEEINTFRIYSNTSVFEVRDLEKLLGQLAIGTDSSIIDKIGDHSFSEKQLEVFTSLTWEKLIKLREMLTSMRKSVNRNVIQALVIFLFKLRTGNSNAVISSIFGLAREQMVSDYCDEVISSFEKDVLPQYFGIDAISRETLLANTSNTAKVLYQVKDDQLIFICDGTYIRHQKSANNEYQRKSYSGQKKVPLCKPFTICTTNGFVIDMLGPYTANMNDAEIMRIILSDPNGLIKLLKKGDIIVVDRGFRDVIVYLEELGFKVLMPALKGKRNQLTTDESNESRFVTKIRWVVEAVHGDIKQKFRILDHKLDNKLLPKTGVFCRIACFLHNEFGKRLDSDLDLSEKIIAAMNSKKFQDNTLASEVETNRWARRKVPFATITSDMLTDFPELTEQELKILFTGSYQMSQAVSYLAEMMDENETIILYYLKITPNIIKFKVRSRHIKSKTYHCFVEYQSDKNDISGITRYCCDCANGRRTVGCCSHIAAIIYYLSHARYLAKIVKPAEILSRLFIDEKISVVVNEDSDED; the protein is encoded by the coding sequence atggattttgataaaaaatgtatcaattGTAACATATATTTGCGTAAAGCAGTTGGTTATAAAAAAGTTGTTATGACAATTGATGAAGCTAATATTGCGACAGAAAAAATTGGAAAGAGAGTTCTTGTTAATGATGCCTTTTGTAGTAAGTGTCGAGTTATTTTAACAAGACCACCTATACTTAAGAACACTCAGGATTCATCTGCAGATCAAGTTAGTATCAAAAGTAAGCCAATTTTTTCTCAGTCTTCATCCACTACTGTTTCATCCGTATCATCATCTGAAGATCCTTCATAtgttattgaagaaaaaatggaAGAAGAGTTAGAATTTGTGGAGTTGGGTTTTCCCCGAATCATATCGACACATAAATACTGTTGCCTTTGTGGATTATCAGCAAATATCACAATTGTTCCATTTGAAGCACGCAAACAAGTATTTTCGACAAGACGACTCTTTATTCCTGAAGGAAATCGGTGTTGTAAAGATCACATTGTAAAAAAGCGGTTTTATGATGAAGAAATTAACACATTTCGGATTTATTCGAATACCAGTGTATTTGAAGTTCgtgatttggaaaaattacttGGGCAGCTGGCTATTGGCACTGATTCGtctataattgataaaattggaGATCACTCGTTTTCAGAAAAACAGTTGGAGGTATTTACGAGCCTTACCtgggaaaaattgataaaacttcGTGAAATGTTAACGTCGATGAGAAAATCAGTGAATCGTAATGTCATTCAAGCTctcgttatttttttattcaaattacgAACAGGAAATTCAAATGCAGTGATATCTTCCATTTTTGGTTTAGCTCGGGAACAAATGGTATCCGACTACTGTGATGAAGTAATATCTTCATTTGAAAAAGATGTTTTACCTCAGTATTTCGGAATCGATGCTATTAGTAGGGAGACATTACTCGCCAATACCTCTAATACTGCTAAAGTGCTGTATCAAGTGAAAGATGACCAGTTGATATTCATTTGCGATGGAACATATATTCGTCATCAAAAAAGTGCAAATAACGAATACCAGAGGAAATCATATTCTGGTCAAAAGAAAGTTCCTCTGTGCAAACCATTCACGATATGTACTACAAATGGTTTCGTTATAGATATGCTCGGGCCATATACAGCTAATATGAACGATGCTGAGATTATGAGAATCATCTTAAGTGATCCCAATGGTCTGATCAAGTTGCTGAAAAAAGGTGACATTATTGTAGTTGATCGTGGCTTCCGGGATGTGATAGTATATTTAGAAGAATTGGGGTTTAAAGTGCTAATGCCTGCTCTCAAAGGAAAACGCAATCAACTGACCACAGATGAATCAAATGAATCCCGTTTTGTTACCAAAATCCGTTGGGTTGTTGAAGCAGTACATGGAGATATTAAGCAGAAGTTTAGGATTTTAGATCATAAACTAGACAATAAATTGCTTCCAAAAACTGGTGTTTTTTGTCGAATCGCTTGTTTTCTGCACAATGAATTTGGTAAGAGACTTGATTCTGATCTCGAtctttctgaaaaaattattgccgCCATGAACTCAAAAAAGTTTCAAGATAATACCTTAGCCTCAGAAGTAGAGACTAATCGTTGGGCAAGAAGAAAAGTTCCTTTTGCAACAATAACTTCAGATATGTTAACTGATTTTCCTGAATTAACGGAACAAGAACTCAAAATTCTATTCACGGGATCATATCAAATGTCTCAAGCTGTATCGTATTTAGCTGAAATGATGGATGAAAACGAAACGAtaatactttattatttaaaaattacacctaatattataaaattcaaagtcAGATCTCGACATATTAAATCGAAGACATATCATTGTTTTGTTGAATATCAATCAGATAAgaacgatatctctggaataACTCGATATTGTTGTGATTGTGCAAATGGTAGACGTACTGTTGGATGTTGCTCACACATTGCTGCTATTATATACTATTTATCTCACGCCCGATACTTAGCGAAAATCGTAAAACCAGCTGAGATACTTAGTCGTCtatttattgatgaaaaaatcagTGTCGTCGTGAATGAAGACAGTGATGAAGACTAG